From the Rhinoderma darwinii isolate aRhiDar2 chromosome 12, aRhiDar2.hap1, whole genome shotgun sequence genome, one window contains:
- the GJD2 gene encoding gap junction delta-2 protein codes for MGEWTILERLLEAAVQQHSTMIGRILLTVVVIFRILIVAIVGETVYDDEQTMFVCNTLQPGCNQACYDRAFPISHIRYWVFQIILVCTPSLCFITYSVHQSAKQKERRYSTVFLTLDRDQDTVKREDSKKIKNTLVNGVLQNTENSTKEAEPDCLEIKEIPNPSIRTTKSKMRRQEGISRFYIIQVVFRNALEIGFLVGQYFLYGFNVPSQYECDRYPCIKEVECYVSRPTEKTVFLVFMFAVSGLCVVLNLAELNHLGWRKIKTAVRGVQAKRKSIYEIRNKDLPRMGVPNFGRTQSSDSAYV; via the exons ATGGGAGAATGGACTATACTAGAAAGACTTCTAGAGGCTGCTGTGCAACAGCACAGTACTATGATAGGAAG GATCCTGTTGACTGTGGTTGTCATCTTTAGGATACTCATTGTTGCCATTGTAGGAGAGACTGTTTATGATGATGAGCAGACCATGTTTGTCTGCAACACTCTTCAGCCAGGGTGCAACCAGGCGTGCTATGACAGGGCTTTCCCAATCTCTCACATCAGATACTGGGTGTTTCAGATCATCTTGGTCTGCACGCCAAGCTTATGCTTCATCACATATTCTGTTCATCAGTCTGCTAAACAGAAGGAAAGAAGATACTCCACAGTTTTTCTCACCCTGGATAGAGACCAGGACACTGTGAAAAGGGAGGATAGTAAAAAGATCAAGAACACCTTGGTCAATGGTGTCTTACAAAACACAGAAAACTCAACCAAGGAGGCTGAACCGGATTGCTTAGAGATTAAGGAAATCCCAAACCCCTCTATAAGAACCACAAAATCCAAGATGAGGCGCCAGGAAGGGATCTCAAGATTTTATATCATTCAAGTGGTTTTTAGAAACGCTCTGGAAATTGGATTTCTTGTTGGACAATATTTCCTGTATGGGTTTAATGTGCCCTCCCAGTATGAGTGTGATCGGTATCCCTGCATAAAAGAGGTGGAGTGCTATGTATCCAGGCCGACAGAGAAGACAGTATTTCTGGTTTTTATGTTTGCAGTCAGTGGCCTCTGTGTTGTTCTTAATTTAGCTGAATTGAACCACTTGGGTTGGAGAAAGATCAAGACGGCAGTCCGAGGTGTACAGGCCAAGAGAAAATCAATTTATGAAATTAGGAATAAGGACTTGCCCAGGATGGGTGTGCCCAATTTTGGCAGGACACAGTCGAGTGACTCAGCCTATGTGTGA